Proteins from a genomic interval of Streptomyces sp. NBC_00820:
- a CDS encoding DUF3027 domain-containing protein, which produces MSAATTRSRTPDRLCAEAVDLARAAAEEAAAPGVVGEHVGVLADGDRVVTHFFECKEMGYRGWRWAATVARASRAKVVTLDEVVLLPGPDALLAPEWVPWSERLRPGDLGPGDLLPTDQEDLRLEPGFTGEEEPPPNSVLSEEMADLAEAEDADVTPGAPAAQQTTPTRGSIAAVAAELGMRRARVLSRYGLHVAADRWEEAFGSKTPMAQAAPATCATCGFLNPIGGSLGQAFGVCANEFSPADGRVVSLAYGCGAHSEAAVMPKPPQPAEPVVDETRVDPFPLRPARDSGSVPEAGDAETAELGHS; this is translated from the coding sequence GTGAGCGCAGCGACAACGCGAAGCCGCACCCCCGACCGCCTGTGCGCCGAGGCCGTCGACCTCGCCCGCGCCGCAGCCGAGGAGGCCGCCGCGCCCGGCGTGGTCGGCGAGCACGTCGGCGTGCTGGCGGACGGCGACCGTGTTGTCACGCACTTCTTCGAGTGCAAGGAAATGGGTTACCGCGGCTGGCGCTGGGCGGCGACCGTGGCCCGCGCGTCCCGCGCCAAGGTGGTGACGCTCGACGAGGTCGTGCTGCTCCCCGGCCCCGACGCGCTCCTCGCCCCCGAGTGGGTCCCGTGGAGCGAGCGTCTGCGCCCGGGCGACCTCGGCCCCGGCGACCTGCTCCCCACCGACCAGGAGGACCTGCGCCTGGAGCCCGGCTTCACGGGCGAGGAGGAGCCGCCGCCGAACTCCGTGCTGTCCGAGGAGATGGCCGACCTGGCGGAGGCGGAGGACGCCGACGTCACGCCCGGCGCGCCCGCCGCCCAGCAGACGACGCCCACCCGCGGCTCGATCGCGGCGGTGGCCGCGGAACTGGGCATGCGGCGCGCCCGCGTCCTGTCCCGCTACGGCCTGCACGTGGCGGCGGACCGCTGGGAAGAGGCGTTCGGCTCCAAGACCCCGATGGCCCAGGCCGCCCCCGCCACCTGCGCCACCTGTGGCTTCCTCAACCCCATCGGCGGCTCCCTCGGCCAGGCCTTCGGCGTCTGCGCCAACGAGTTCTCCCCGGCCGACGGCCGCGTGGTCTCCCTGGCCTACGGCTGCGGTGCCCACTCGGAGGCCGCGGTCATGCCGAAGCCGCCGCAGCCGGCCGAGCCGGTCGTCGACGAGACCCGTGTCGACCCCTTCCCGCTGCGCCCCGCCCGCGACTCCGGCTCGGTGCCGGAGGCGGGCGACGCGGAGACCGCCGAGCTGGGTCACTCGTAG
- a CDS encoding 1,4-dihydroxy-6-naphthoate synthase has product MTVEPLQIAYSPCPNDTFVFDALAHGRVPGAPALDVTFADIDITNGMAERGESDVLKVSYAVLPYVLDEYALLPCGGALGRGCGPLVLTRAAGTGDTSHALGSADLAGRTVAVPSETSTAYLLFRLWAADTVPGGVGEIVVMPFHEIMPAVRDGKVDAGLVIHEARFTYQNYGLHKLADMGEHWERTTGLPIPLGAIIAKRSLGAETLERLADAIRASVRSAWDDPEASRPYVMAHAQEMDPAVADQHIGLYVNEFTAGLGEDGYAAVRGLLTRAAAEGLVPPLGPDALAFP; this is encoded by the coding sequence ATGACAGTTGAGCCCCTGCAGATCGCGTACTCGCCCTGCCCCAACGACACGTTCGTCTTCGACGCCCTCGCGCACGGCCGGGTGCCCGGCGCGCCCGCGCTGGACGTCACCTTCGCCGACATCGACATCACCAACGGCATGGCCGAGCGCGGCGAGTCCGACGTACTGAAGGTGTCGTACGCCGTCCTGCCGTACGTCCTCGACGAGTACGCGCTGCTGCCGTGCGGCGGCGCGCTGGGCCGGGGCTGCGGGCCGCTGGTGCTGACGCGGGCGGCCGGGACCGGGGACACCTCCCACGCTCTCGGCAGCGCGGACCTGGCGGGCCGCACGGTCGCGGTGCCGAGCGAGACGTCGACCGCCTACCTGCTGTTCCGGCTGTGGGCCGCGGACACGGTGCCCGGCGGGGTCGGCGAGATCGTCGTCATGCCGTTCCACGAGATCATGCCGGCCGTGCGCGACGGCAAGGTGGACGCGGGACTCGTCATCCACGAGGCGCGCTTCACGTACCAGAACTACGGGCTTCACAAGCTCGCCGACATGGGCGAGCACTGGGAGCGCACGACCGGGCTGCCGATCCCGCTGGGCGCGATCATCGCCAAGCGGTCACTGGGCGCCGAGACCCTGGAGCGGCTCGCGGACGCCATCCGCGCGTCCGTGCGGAGCGCCTGGGACGACCCGGAGGCCTCCCGGCCGTACGTCATGGCGCACGCCCAGGAGATGGACCCGGCCGTCGCCGACCAGCACATCGGGCTGTACGTCAACGAGTTCACCGCCGGGCTCGGCGAGGACGGTTACGCGGCGGTCCGCGGGCTGCTCACGCGCGCTGCGGCCGAGGGACTCGTCCCGCCCCTCGGCCCGGACGCGCTCGCCTTCCCCTGA
- a CDS encoding helicase-associated domain-containing protein, protein MSTEEKPAAPRSLAEALRARDDASLAALLRSRPDLITPVPTDLTQLATRAGTRASVLRALERLDRFALQTAEALAVAPDPASYDTVLGLIAGDAEDATVTAALPRAVATLREQALVWGEDDRLRLVRTARELLAPSPQHPSPTGLGPSVREATAGMSPGRIQEIVGTAGLPSTHDSVSAVTTLTDLFTDRKAMAALLEEAPKASLEVLSRLVWGPPYGQVTAEPAAHLRWLLDRGLLLPTTPGTVVLPREVALHLRAGRAHRAPEPLPPTVEPAATHNPQVVDATAAGQAYTALATVEELLKDWYEGGPAVLRAGGLSVRDLKRTAVALDVSEPVAAFWVELAYAAGLLAADGEADERYAATPAYDAWLERPPADRWTGLAEAWLVATRTPGLVGGRDAKERALSALGQGLDRSAAPEVRHRVLTLLAGLPAGAAPATESVLARLRWERPLRGPQQDGEDLRSRLARWTLSEAELLGVTGRGALSAHGRALLGTPPAEPGAPVSPAEPAAPAVTGHPSAPSGPGDKLPFHHHHHRPAAPAEPLSPAGLPGSPTHPAAPEQVAARIAAAARLLAPLLPEPLDHVLLQADLTAVAPGPLERPLADVLGVLADVESKGGATVYRFTPASVRRALDAGRTAADLHAFLTAHSRTPVPQPLAYLIDDVARKHGHLRVGAASAYVRCDDDSLLNEILADKRAGSLRLRRLAPTVLAAQCDPAGLLEGLRAMGYAPAAESAEGDVLITRADAHRTPPRTAPEPVPDGPPPPDATLLAAAVRAIRAGDLAATTPRKSTGAPLAGGELPRTSSADTLATMQAAVLTGDSVWIGYVNAEGAASQRVVAPTRVEGGFVTAYDHTAEEVRTYPLHRITGVAELADE, encoded by the coding sequence ATGAGCACCGAGGAGAAGCCGGCGGCACCCCGGTCCCTGGCGGAGGCACTCCGCGCCCGGGACGACGCCTCGCTGGCCGCGCTCCTGCGCAGCCGACCCGACCTCATCACCCCCGTCCCCACCGACCTGACCCAGCTCGCCACCCGCGCCGGGACCCGTGCGTCGGTCCTGCGCGCGCTGGAGCGCCTGGACCGGTTCGCGCTGCAGACGGCGGAGGCGCTGGCCGTGGCCCCGGACCCGGCGTCGTACGACACCGTGCTCGGTCTGATCGCCGGGGACGCCGAGGACGCGACCGTGACCGCCGCGCTGCCCCGGGCCGTCGCCACCCTGCGCGAGCAGGCCCTGGTGTGGGGCGAGGACGACCGGCTGCGACTCGTGCGCACCGCGCGGGAACTCCTCGCTCCTTCCCCCCAGCACCCGTCCCCGACCGGTCTCGGACCGAGCGTGCGGGAGGCCACCGCGGGCATGTCACCGGGGCGGATACAGGAGATCGTCGGGACCGCCGGACTGCCCTCGACGCACGACTCGGTGTCGGCGGTGACCACGCTGACCGACCTGTTCACCGACCGCAAGGCGATGGCGGCGCTGCTCGAAGAGGCCCCGAAGGCATCCCTGGAGGTGCTGTCGAGGCTGGTGTGGGGCCCGCCGTACGGGCAGGTCACGGCGGAACCGGCGGCCCACCTGCGCTGGCTGCTCGACCGCGGCCTGCTGCTGCCGACCACGCCCGGCACGGTCGTGCTGCCCCGCGAGGTCGCCCTGCACCTGCGCGCGGGCCGCGCGCACCGCGCGCCCGAACCGCTGCCGCCCACCGTCGAACCGGCCGCCACCCACAATCCGCAGGTGGTGGACGCGACGGCCGCCGGGCAGGCGTACACCGCGCTGGCCACCGTCGAGGAGCTGCTCAAGGACTGGTACGAGGGCGGCCCCGCCGTACTGCGGGCCGGCGGGCTCAGCGTGCGCGACCTGAAACGGACCGCCGTCGCCCTCGACGTGTCCGAGCCGGTCGCCGCCTTCTGGGTCGAGCTGGCCTACGCGGCCGGCCTGCTCGCCGCCGACGGCGAGGCCGACGAGCGGTACGCGGCCACCCCCGCCTACGACGCGTGGCTGGAACGCCCCCCGGCCGATCGCTGGACCGGGCTCGCCGAGGCCTGGCTGGTGGCCACCCGGACCCCGGGCCTGGTCGGCGGCCGGGACGCGAAGGAGCGTGCGCTCTCCGCGCTGGGCCAGGGACTCGACCGGTCGGCCGCACCCGAGGTACGGCACCGGGTGCTCACCCTGCTGGCCGGGCTCCCGGCGGGCGCCGCGCCCGCCACCGAGTCGGTGCTGGCCCGGCTGCGCTGGGAACGCCCGCTGCGCGGACCCCAGCAGGACGGCGAGGACCTGCGCTCCCGGCTCGCCCGCTGGACCTTGTCGGAGGCGGAGCTGCTGGGCGTCACCGGACGGGGCGCGCTGTCCGCGCACGGCCGCGCGCTGCTGGGCACGCCTCCGGCCGAACCGGGCGCTCCGGTCTCACCGGCCGAACCCGCCGCGCCCGCCGTCACCGGTCACCCCTCGGCCCCCTCCGGCCCCGGCGACAAGCTCCCCTTCCACCACCACCACCACCGCCCCGCCGCCCCCGCGGAGCCCCTCTCCCCCGCCGGGCTGCCCGGCTCCCCCACGCACCCGGCCGCGCCGGAGCAGGTGGCCGCCCGCATCGCCGCCGCGGCCCGGCTCCTCGCCCCGCTGCTGCCCGAGCCGCTGGACCACGTGCTGCTCCAGGCCGACCTGACCGCGGTGGCGCCCGGACCGCTGGAACGCCCGCTCGCCGACGTGCTCGGAGTGCTCGCGGACGTCGAGTCCAAGGGCGGCGCGACCGTGTACCGCTTCACCCCGGCCTCCGTCCGCCGCGCCCTGGACGCCGGCCGGACCGCCGCCGACCTGCACGCCTTCCTCACCGCGCACTCCCGCACCCCGGTCCCGCAGCCGCTGGCCTATCTGATCGACGACGTGGCCCGTAAGCACGGCCACCTGCGGGTGGGCGCGGCCTCGGCGTACGTGCGCTGCGACGACGACTCCCTGCTGAACGAGATCCTCGCCGACAAGCGGGCCGGCTCCCTGCGCCTGCGCCGCCTGGCCCCGACGGTCCTGGCCGCCCAGTGCGACCCGGCCGGCCTGCTGGAGGGCCTGCGCGCGATGGGGTACGCGCCGGCCGCGGAGTCCGCCGAAGGCGACGTCCTGATCACCCGCGCCGACGCCCACCGCACCCCGCCGCGCACCGCGCCCGAGCCGGTGCCGGACGGTCCGCCGCCGCCCGACGCCACGCTGCTCGCGGCGGCGGTCCGCGCGATCCGGGCCGGTGACCTGGCCGCCACCACCCCGCGCAAGAGCACCGGCGCCCCGCTGGCCGGCGGCGAACTGCCCCGCACCAGCTCCGCCGACACCCTGGCCACCATGCAGGCGGCCGTCCTGACCGGCGACTCCGTGTGGATCGGCTACGTCAACGCCGAGGGCGCCGCCAGCCAGCGCGTCGTCGCCCCGACCCGCGTCGAGGGCGGCTTCGTCACGGCGTACGACCACACGGCCGAAGAGGTGCGGACCTACCCGCTGCACCGGATCACGGGCGTCGCCGAACTGGCGGACGAGTAG
- a CDS encoding DUF2771 domain-containing protein, with the protein MTTLQSASRRRRAVAVAGAVSAGLLVLSACDKPTPVATVTVGDSSVSSEAICYNDGNGLNADSLKECAKKAGDVKSIKLGQDETVRIGVDPKIADDGWIILVNGRQFSDLSKQTFRTMPSGAFFSEQYGTQGNTNTITIQMGDKAPAKGLWSFKVKKDF; encoded by the coding sequence ATGACCACGCTGCAATCCGCCTCGCGACGCCGCCGCGCCGTCGCCGTCGCCGGTGCCGTTTCCGCCGGGCTGCTCGTCCTGTCGGCCTGTGACAAGCCGACGCCCGTCGCCACGGTCACCGTCGGCGACAGCTCGGTCAGCTCCGAGGCCATCTGCTACAACGACGGCAACGGACTCAACGCCGACTCGCTGAAGGAATGCGCCAAGAAGGCCGGCGACGTCAAGTCCATCAAGCTGGGCCAGGACGAGACGGTCCGCATCGGCGTCGACCCGAAGATCGCGGACGACGGCTGGATCATCCTGGTCAACGGCCGCCAGTTCAGCGACCTCAGCAAGCAGACGTTCCGCACGATGCCGAGCGGCGCGTTCTTCAGCGAGCAGTACGGCACCCAGGGCAACACCAACACCATCACGATCCAGATGGGCGACAAGGCCCCGGCCAAGGGCCTGTGGTCGTTCAAGGTCAAGAAGGACTTCTGA
- a CDS encoding HAD family hydrolase, with amino-acid sequence MTLTVGFDLDMTLIDSRPGIRACYLALSERTGTHIDADLAVTRLGPPLTEELANWFPPEEVPAMADLYRAMYPSYAIAATLAMQGAPEAIAAVRAAGGRTMVVTAKYEPNAKLHLSHLGIEPDVVVGDLWAEQKAAALREYDADVYVGDHVGDVRGARTAGALSVAVATGPCDGEELRAAGADVVLDDLSAFPAWLDGYRMAARA; translated from the coding sequence ATGACTCTCACCGTCGGCTTCGACCTGGACATGACCCTCATCGACTCCCGGCCAGGGATCCGCGCCTGCTACCTCGCGCTGTCGGAGCGAACGGGGACGCACATCGACGCCGACCTGGCGGTGACACGGCTGGGCCCGCCGCTGACGGAGGAGCTGGCCAACTGGTTCCCGCCCGAGGAGGTCCCCGCGATGGCGGACCTGTACCGGGCGATGTACCCCTCGTACGCCATAGCCGCGACCCTCGCCATGCAGGGCGCGCCGGAGGCGATCGCCGCGGTGCGCGCGGCCGGCGGCCGGACGATGGTGGTCACGGCGAAGTACGAGCCGAACGCCAAGCTGCACCTGTCCCACCTCGGCATCGAGCCGGACGTGGTCGTGGGCGACCTGTGGGCCGAGCAGAAGGCGGCGGCGCTGCGCGAGTACGACGCCGACGTGTATGTCGGCGACCACGTCGGCGATGTGCGCGGGGCCCGCACCGCGGGCGCGCTGTCGGTCGCCGTGGCGACCGGACCGTGCGACGGCGAGGAGTTGCGGGCCGCCGGGGCGGACGTCGTGCTCGACGACCTGTCCGCGTTCCCGGCGTGGCTCGACGGCTACCGCATGGCGGCGCGCGCCTGA
- a CDS encoding MFS transporter, with protein MKHVTAADRASGGGSGRVGGAVRTVGRALHFPVTGTARGIRKATHAHGAGESGLGKLIELHAVNGAGDVMITVALASTVFFSVPTDEARGRVALYLAITMAPFTVLAPVIGPLLDRLPHGRRAAMAGSMLARALLALVISGAVASGSLELYPAALGVLVASKAYGVVRSAVVPRLLPPAFSLVKANSRVTLAGLLATGVAAPVAAGLHAVGDPWPLYGAFVIFTAGMLLSFSLPPKVDSAKGEDRALLAADEQFPRGERPKPGRRPGLRTVGPAVTHALGANAALRCLSGFLIFFLAFLLREHPLTGESAAVSLGIVGVAAGAGNALGTAVGAWLKSKAPEIIIVTVVAVALGTAIVAALFFGALLVACLAAVAGFAQALAKLSLDALIQRDVPEAVRTSAFARSETLLQMAWVFGGAVGIVMPLNGTLGLTVAAAFVAVGWVSTLRGLLAAARHGGRPRARVA; from the coding sequence ATGAAGCACGTGACAGCCGCGGACAGGGCGAGCGGTGGCGGTTCGGGCCGGGTCGGCGGTGCCGTCCGCACGGTGGGACGTGCCCTGCACTTTCCGGTGACCGGAACGGCACGGGGGATCCGGAAGGCGACGCACGCGCACGGAGCGGGCGAGTCGGGCCTGGGCAAGCTGATCGAGCTGCACGCGGTGAACGGCGCCGGCGACGTCATGATCACCGTCGCGCTGGCCTCCACCGTCTTCTTCTCGGTGCCCACGGACGAGGCCCGGGGACGGGTCGCGCTGTATCTCGCCATCACCATGGCGCCCTTCACGGTCCTCGCCCCCGTCATCGGCCCCCTCCTCGACCGGCTGCCGCACGGCCGGCGTGCCGCGATGGCCGGATCGATGCTGGCCCGCGCCCTGCTCGCGCTGGTCATCTCGGGTGCCGTGGCGAGCGGGAGCCTGGAGCTGTATCCGGCCGCACTCGGGGTGCTGGTGGCCTCCAAGGCGTACGGGGTGGTCAGAAGCGCGGTCGTGCCCCGGCTGCTGCCCCCTGCCTTCTCGCTGGTGAAGGCCAACTCCCGCGTCACGCTCGCCGGTCTGCTGGCCACGGGCGTGGCCGCGCCGGTCGCGGCGGGGCTGCACGCCGTCGGCGACCCCTGGCCGCTGTACGGCGCCTTCGTGATCTTCACCGCGGGGATGCTCCTGTCCTTCTCCCTGCCGCCCAAGGTGGACTCCGCCAAGGGCGAGGACCGCGCACTGCTCGCGGCCGACGAGCAGTTCCCTCGCGGCGAGCGGCCGAAGCCGGGCAGGCGTCCGGGACTGCGGACGGTCGGCCCGGCCGTGACCCACGCCCTGGGCGCCAACGCGGCCCTGCGCTGCCTGTCCGGGTTCCTGATCTTCTTCCTCGCGTTCCTGCTGCGCGAGCACCCGCTGACCGGGGAGAGCGCGGCGGTCTCGCTGGGGATAGTGGGCGTGGCGGCGGGCGCGGGCAACGCGCTCGGTACGGCGGTGGGGGCGTGGCTGAAGTCGAAGGCCCCCGAGATCATCATCGTGACCGTGGTCGCGGTGGCCCTCGGTACCGCGATCGTGGCCGCCCTGTTCTTCGGGGCCCTTCTCGTGGCCTGCCTCGCCGCGGTGGCCGGGTTCGCGCAGGCGCTGGCCAAGCTGTCCCTGGACGCGCTGATCCAGCGGGACGTGCCGGAGGCGGTGCGCACCTCGGCGTTCGCGCGCTCCGAGACACTGCTCCAGATGGCCTGGGTGTTCGGCGGCGCGGTCGGCATCGTGATGCCCCTCAACGGCACCCTGGGCCTCACGGTGGCCGCCGCGTTCGTGGCTGTGGGCTGGGTGAGCACACTGCGCGGCCTGCTGGCCGCAGCGCGGCACGGCGGCCGCCCGCGCGCGCGAGTGGCGTAA
- a CDS encoding cold-shock protein — translation MPTGKVKWFNSEKGFGFLSRDDGGDVFVHSSVLPAGVDALKPGQRVEFGVVAGQRGDQALSVIVLDPTPSVAAAQRKKPDELASIVQDLTTVLENITPQLERGRYPEKAAGKKIAGLLRAVADQLDV, via the coding sequence GTGCCTACCGGCAAGGTCAAGTGGTTCAACAGCGAGAAGGGCTTCGGCTTCCTCTCCCGTGACGACGGCGGTGACGTCTTCGTCCATTCCTCGGTTCTCCCCGCCGGAGTCGATGCTCTCAAGCCGGGACAGCGCGTGGAGTTCGGCGTCGTCGCCGGTCAGCGCGGTGACCAGGCGCTCTCGGTGATCGTGCTCGACCCGACCCCGTCGGTCGCGGCGGCCCAGCGCAAGAAGCCGGACGAGCTGGCCTCCATCGTGCAGGACCTGACGACCGTCCTCGAGAACATCACGCCCCAGCTGGAGCGGGGCCGCTACCCGGAGAAGGCCGCAGGCAAGAAGATCGCCGGCCTGCTGCGCGCGGTCGCCGACCAGCTCGACGTCTGA
- a CDS encoding futalosine hydrolase, whose product MNARPRILVATAVPAERDAVARAFPGAAEEVRLPGALVHRTAAGYDLLAAGVGPALAAASTATVLTWAALAGAPYGLVVSAGIGGGFAPEAPVGSLVVADAVTVADLGAETADGFLPVTELGFGTVTHRPPASLVRAAVAATGALCGTVLTVSTVTGTAARAAGLRTRHPHAVAEGMEGFGVAEAAAAHGVPVLEIRAVSNPVGPRDRDAWRIGEALTALTEGFGKLAPALESWNTHDS is encoded by the coding sequence GTGAACGCCCGCCCGCGCATCCTCGTCGCCACCGCCGTCCCGGCCGAACGGGACGCGGTGGCACGGGCGTTCCCGGGCGCGGCCGAGGAGGTACGGCTGCCGGGTGCCCTCGTGCACCGCACGGCCGCCGGGTACGACCTGCTGGCCGCCGGTGTGGGGCCCGCCCTCGCGGCCGCCTCCACCGCCACCGTGCTCACCTGGGCCGCCCTCGCCGGCGCCCCGTACGGCCTGGTCGTGTCGGCGGGCATCGGCGGCGGCTTCGCGCCCGAGGCACCGGTCGGCTCGCTCGTCGTCGCCGACGCGGTCACCGTGGCCGATCTTGGCGCCGAGACCGCCGACGGCTTCCTGCCGGTCACCGAACTCGGCTTCGGGACCGTCACCCACCGCCCGCCGGCATCACTCGTACGGGCGGCCGTCGCGGCCACCGGCGCCCTGTGCGGGACCGTCCTCACCGTCTCCACCGTGACCGGCACCGCCGCCCGCGCCGCCGGGCTGCGCACCCGCCATCCGCACGCCGTGGCCGAGGGCATGGAGGGGTTCGGGGTCGCCGAGGCGGCCGCCGCGCACGGGGTTCCCGTGCTGGAGATCCGCGCGGTGTCCAACCCGGTGGGCCCGCGCGACCGCGACGCATGGCGCATCGGCGAGGCCCTCACCGCTCTCACCGAGGGCTTCGGGAAGCTCGCGCCCGCACTGGAGAGTTGGAACACGCATGACAGTTGA
- a CDS encoding DUF397 domain-containing protein, whose product MIRTSDLAWFKSSYSSSSEGDSCIEIAPTPATIHIRDSKHLQGPRLAVTPETWAVFVSYAAQR is encoded by the coding sequence GTGATCCGCACTTCCGATCTGGCGTGGTTCAAGAGCAGCTACAGCAGCAGCAGTGAAGGCGACTCCTGCATAGAGATCGCCCCCACCCCCGCCACCATCCACATCCGGGACTCCAAGCACCTACAGGGCCCCCGACTCGCCGTCACGCCGGAGACCTGGGCCGTCTTCGTCTCGTACGCCGCCCAGCGCTGA
- a CDS encoding helix-turn-helix domain-containing protein — protein sequence MSVESGTVRLRTEEDEPGWEVDPSDDWGVAVVATVGRQLRLRREALGIRAADFGRSVGYGEDMVYKIEAGKRIPRPEYLDNADEVLAAGGLLAAMKEDVAKVRYPKKVRDLAKLEATAVELQLYDPLNIHGLLQTPEYARALLRMRRPAYSSDEVERFVAARAARKAVFERDPAPEISFVLEEWTLRRPLGGRPVLRRQLESLLETAGLRNVELQVMPMDRDEHAGVAGGIEVLKFADGSAVGRSPVVAGGRPVDEPRHLRILELRYGIIRAQALTPRESASFIEQLLGAT from the coding sequence ATGTCGGTGGAATCGGGAACGGTCCGGCTCAGGACCGAGGAGGACGAGCCGGGCTGGGAGGTCGATCCGAGCGACGACTGGGGCGTGGCCGTGGTCGCGACCGTCGGACGGCAACTGAGACTGAGGCGTGAGGCGCTGGGCATCCGCGCCGCCGACTTCGGCAGGTCCGTCGGCTACGGCGAGGACATGGTCTACAAGATCGAGGCCGGGAAGCGGATTCCTCGTCCCGAGTACCTGGACAACGCGGACGAGGTGCTGGCGGCGGGCGGGCTGCTCGCCGCGATGAAGGAGGACGTGGCCAAGGTCCGGTACCCGAAGAAGGTGCGGGATCTGGCCAAGCTGGAGGCGACGGCGGTCGAGCTTCAGCTGTACGACCCCTTGAACATCCATGGGTTGTTGCAGACGCCGGAGTACGCGCGGGCGTTGCTGCGGATGCGGCGGCCCGCCTACAGCAGCGACGAGGTCGAGCGGTTCGTCGCCGCGCGAGCGGCGCGCAAGGCGGTCTTCGAGCGGGACCCCGCTCCCGAGATCAGCTTCGTCCTGGAGGAGTGGACGTTACGACGTCCGCTCGGGGGACGGCCGGTGCTGCGCCGGCAACTCGAAAGCCTGCTGGAGACGGCGGGGTTGCGGAACGTGGAGCTCCAGGTGATGCCGATGGACCGCGATGAGCACGCCGGAGTGGCCGGGGGAATCGAGGTGCTGAAGTTCGCCGACGGCTCGGCGGTGGGGCGGTCGCCGGTGGTGGCAGGCGGCCGTCCGGTCGACGAGCCGAGGCATCTCCGTATCCTGGAACTGCGGTATGGCATCATCCGCGCTCAGGCGCTGACACCCCGTGAGTCGGCGTCCTTCATCGAGCAACTGCTGGGGGCAACGTGA